One Capsicum annuum cultivar UCD-10X-F1 chromosome 2, UCD10Xv1.1, whole genome shotgun sequence genomic window carries:
- the LOC107858135 gene encoding uncharacterized protein At4g28440-like translates to MVGCEEIVLFGGGGDEEDMLVGVGLEFGGFVKVDQLKPRSEGFNLIVKVLNTNVVIDKNQNTRHQSLPSYRYYQGEKVEIARVAESLVGDETGTIIFTARNEQVDLMEPGSILLLYGAKIQLYRGFMRLAVENWAHIKIVEPVEFVVDEDEDCNVSWVGYEKLAASADCRKCY, encoded by the exons ATGGTGGGGTGTGAAGAAATTGTGTTATTTGgtggtgggggtgatgaagaagatatgTTGGTTGGGGTGGGGTTGGAGTTCGgag GATTTGTCAAGGTGGATCAGTTGAAGCCGCGATCGGAGGGCTTCAATCTAATTGTCAAGGTCCTAAATACTAATGTGGTGATTGACAAGAACCAAAACACCAGGCACCAGTCCCTACCGTCATACAGGTATTATCAAGGGGAAAAGGTTGAAATCGCTCGTGTAGCTGAGAGCCTTGTTGGAGATGAAACCGGAACTATCATATTTACTGCTCGTAATGAACAAG TTGACTTGATGGAGCCAGGTAGCATCCTACTTCTTTATGGTGCAAAAATTCAACTGTATCGAGGCTTCATGAGGTTAGCTGTAGAGAATTGGGCACATATCAAAATCGTAGAACCCGTGGAATTTGTTgtagatgaagatgaagattgCAATGTATCTTGGGTTGGGTATGAG AAGCTCGCTGCATCAGCTGACTGCCGAAAATGCTATTAG